tttttcaacccgtcaaaataaaaatcccaggaacgtttctGTGTGGGACAGGGCCTTAGAGCATGAGGAGCTGGTGTCGATCTGTTAGGGTGCAAAGCCTTACAAACGGTTTCAATTATCGATCAATTTTTACCCAAACCTTCTTTTAGCACGACAACAAACCCCAAAAcaaccaaataaataaaagacggGCTTCCCTTGGTAAAAACCTGCAGTTTTGGAATCACCTAGCGTGAAACCAGACCTACAAAATGTATGAGGCCTTAGGTAGGCAAATATAATATCTCCTGTCGATAGACTGCTATCTAAAAAAGACTAAATGATGCCGTGAAAacgaaagttttattttttgcgTGTGCACTCTTAAACAACCAGCTTATTCCCTTCTCTGCTTGTCTTTCTCGTCTCTAGTTGTTTGCCAAACTGCAGGCAGTGAAGGCTGAAATTCATGACATCCAGGAAGCGCACATCAATGAGCGTCAGGAGCTGGAACAGACCCAGAATGAGCTCACCAGAGACCTTAAGCTAAAGTATACAGCTTGCATATTACACCACTGACCCCAAACAATGATTGCATGCTGTTTCCCATCTCCTCATTCATGTTCATTAATCATCAAGATAAAGTTTTTGGTAAACAGTAAATTGACTATTGATTCATACTGTGCCTCTCTAAAGTAAATGTTTTTGTATGGCCTGTTTTCAATGTAATGTACACATGTAATAGAAAAATGCGACATCCTTACATATCTGTCAACCTTCCCGTTTTCACCGGGAAGCtactgtattttgcccttctttcctggTGACCTCctgttttaatagtttcccgTAGATGTTCCATATTTTGaatttcatggaaaaaaaatcaattctgTCTGGTTCTGCCGAGGAGGCACAGCTTCCAATCCGCTCAGCAACACTCGAACAACACATCCTGAAGCCAGTAAAGTTCAAAATGAAAGCGGCACAGCAGTAAAATAACGCGGTTGTGCCACAGTAGCCAGTCAGGTCCTTTTTCTGATCTTGTGGAAGACCTGAATTTGCCTGATCAACCCTAATTTTTCTTGAAAACTTCTCTTATTTTATAATGCACACGCTGTCAGGTATGCCTTACACTGCAGAAACTCAAACTAATTATTAAACCATACCACTActtggtgtgttttttcacttttactttcTCAATGTCTGTGTCTAACTTTTGTCTTGCAGGCATCTTATTATTGAGAATTTCATTCCTTCAGAAGAGAAGAGCAAGATAGTCAATAGGGCTTATTTCGACGAGGAGGATGAATACTGGAAGATGAGGCCCATCACACACATAGAGGAGTAAGTGGCACGGTGTAAATATAGCTGTCAAGcttttaaagggactgtatgcaagtGGATCAAGATTATGCAAAGaacgtctgttttttttttacagttatgactttaactgcataaaaattgtagTACATTTTCATTCGTCCTGTCGTagcgtatacacacacacaccaaagcagtctcagagaggtgacccaacaatttacattcatgttgttgttaccATAGAGTATACATTCAGTGATAGCCAATgtgagtagctaaactttgccaaatagctcgcaatagctggcaacaaacataactaatgtgtgtgaatgtgttacgcggtgtgtactgtatatactccaaGCAGGAAGAGTGTGTGCTATAATGCTTGCACCACATTTGAATGTTGTCCTCTTGGCAGCTGGGGAACCCATTGCATACAGTCTCTTTAAACCTAAGGTTACAATGAAGCATGTACTGTAGAACAGCCCATTTGCCCAGTGCAatacactcacattttgtatgtttgtgCTCAGTGACCATCAAATGATGAGCAGGCCTCAGTCTGCCATCGGATTCAGAAGGCCTCTCAGCAACCATGCTCGCACAGCCATGAAAGATAGTCCTGACATGAGATACAAAGTAAGTCGTACTTTGTATGAATAGCATTCTTATGCTAGGATTTATGAGGGGATGGGATGAGATTGAAGATACCTGAGGCAATGGAAAAATAATGGAAGTTCTCTATTCATTCTCAAATAACTTTGGACTTTTAATGTGAATggcaatttaaaaactgtaatgGAATATGTAAgtcttcatagcttcatagttTGGACAAAACATTTACTGTACCTGGCTTGTCTTTGTCACGCCCACCAGGCCGAGAACATCCTGCTTCTTGGCATGGATATGCCGTCTCGGACTACCAAAGACTATCAGCGGCCGGTTATCGCCCCAAAGGTTGCAGCAGCTCTGGAGGATGCACTAAAGAATGAAGATGATCTTCAAGTAGATGCGTCAGGATTTAATGGTAGCTTTGCACCTTTAGCCAGTGTCAGTGGCAGCCTCAGGAAACCAAAGTCTGGGTAAGTGAAACAATTAGGAGGCGTTTTTGCTCCACTGCAATGCATTTcattgtttgtatgtgtgttgcTCATTCAGACGACAAAGAACAAGCAAGCCATCAGACACTTGGACCTCTTCATTCAGTGCTCACAGCCCAGCATCCCCTATGTACCCACAATCCCGCGGGCTGGTGCCCAAGTGAAAGCTGCAATCTGCCAACAACCTCCCCTGTGCACCTTCCCAGTCTGGAGCTCTACTCTGAGAGAACGGCTCTTATTTTGCCCAAGATTTCACAAGATCTGCCAAAGGCAAAATAAATTGTAAGGCTTAATGCTGCTTTGtagaaatacaattaattaTTTGAATTCGCACTATTTGCTACAGGTGCTTTTCATCTTAAGAGTATATTTGAAGCACCTTTATTATGACTCATGTCACTTGGCACTCTCCTGAATTTGGCTGACAAAATCTTTATATAATAtagatatatctatatatacacacatacacaccataTTATATGTTATAATGTTCATAATGTGTAGAAAACATACACCCATCAGCTATAAGAGTTGATACCCCTACCTACCTAAATACTGTGTAGGGTCACCAAAACCACTTTGATGTGGAGCCCTGTCCAGAGCATTTCACAGATCCTTGAATTAGACGAGATGGAGAGCATGGAGGCAAAGTCAACACCTACAAAGTTAGTAATACTGAAAGCTGGCCGTGAAGGTGTGTACTTTGTCTGCAACAATGTTTGCATGTCAAAGTAACAGGCATATATTAAAATATGGACCAAAGGTTTCCCAATTGTACTTTGCTTAAAATGCACCTAGCTGTTGATAGGATGGCTTCCCTAACTGGTCTACAGCTACACAGCAAGCTGTGATGCACTTTGTCACCTTTGTACCAGACCCAACCAACATTTTCAGGAATGTGTGGCATCTATCAACACAGCATAGCCTTAACTGCACACACGAGTGAGGCTTAGCGCTCATCACTAGTCGTCCTACCTCAGACTACTTTCAGTAGGTACTAGCCACGGCTGACCTACACTTTAATAGATGTTCTCACCCAGTTGTCCAGCAGTCAATCGCCATTTCTCATTTCTTTattcatttgctttttttttcataaccaCAACTTAAGAAGATAAAATGTTCACTTGCTGTCTATTGTCTCGCCCACCGACAGGTGCCATGGTAATAAGAGAAGTTATTTACTTTACCTATCTGTGGTTATAACAATATGGCAGTTCTGTGTACAATGACTTTAAATGTGGTTAATTACTAACATTACCATTCgttatgttatttttgcaaTTCAGCTTTCGGTTTAGTGTTTCATCTAAATGGGCTGCCATGACGCTTCCAATGACAAACAGAACACAAAAGCTACAGCGCGACACGTATATTAATTTCCATTCTCTATCTCTATTTGGCAGTGTGGTTTAGTTCTTTAAAAAGATTCAGAAGCAATAAATTGAGACCGCCGTTCCCTGTGTTAAGTTAAGCTTTTCCATCTCTAACATTCCTCCAGACATTCCAACAGAGCTGGATACGTGGGTCTGTAATGGAGAGATTGTAATGTAGTTATGTAAACATCAAGATGTAATAATATTGAGGTTAGCTTGCTGCAAGTCTTTGCTTGTGTCACTTTACTAATTGCTGTATACTTTTGGTTTTGGTATTTGctcaaatgtattttgtatgCTGGCAATGAAAACATAAATGAATGTCATAAAATGAACAGTGAAACTTAGGTTGTCTGAGTAATTTGTTCCCTCACTGAATATACTTGTACTCATATTTACCATGGCCACATTGTATAAAATCCTCATGATTGCCAGAAAGATACTGTCGTTTATAAATAAGGCAGGTGACTGGGGCAAAtagttcatttttatatactgtacattcaacaaaaatatactgtaaaagcaacatgtttttgctcccatttttcatgagctgaactcaaaagatctaaaacttttccCACCGATAAATGATTGTCGGACAAACTTCTAAGGCGTTTCAGCATTCATTTCCTGAGCAGTTGTTGCAGTCTTCAATGGTgaaaatagtcacttttacaagtGGACTGTCTTTTGTATTACCCACTTTATTACAGCAGTCAATAATACAGCtcaatttacaaaaaaacaaagaccagTTTATTCTCACCAAAGCTTGATACTTCATACAAAATTTCCATGATTATATACATTCAGCAGCAAATCACAACTGCACAATGATCAAACATGTTGGGTATAGGAATAATCTACACATAGATCCATCAGGCAGACAGGTGAAGTCAGACATGTTGTCCTACCTTCTATAAGTGGGAGGGATGCTTCAGTCTCTGCTGGCTTGTTTGCGCTGACTCAGGACCAGCTCACTTGTTTCTGTAGTACAAGAGGAACCTCTTCAGAGGCTCAGGCAGAGGCAGGCCCAGGATCCTCTCTCTCAGCACATTAATAGCAGGCTGGACTCGGAGAAGCTCTCCCgtctctttctcctcctcctgctcttcTTCAGCCTCTTCTTCCACCATCTCTTCCTCCACCATGACCGCTCTTGATCCCCTACCCAACCTCCTGCTCCCTCTCATTTCTCTCCTcgcctcctcttcatcctccatCCTCCCTCCCTGGTTGTTGTTGCTGTCCAGAGATGCAGGGCTCATACTGCTGCCGACGACCTGATGGGTGGCCAGGACGGGGGCGTTGCAGCGGCGTCGATGAACACGGCGGCGCTTGAAGCGAGGGCCGTACTTGTGTAGCCCGGCCACAGCCAGACCCCTGCCCACGCTGAAGGAGGAGCCACGGGTCTGTGATTGGCTTTCTCTATCTGTGGTCACTTGGAGAGTGTGTCGGATGCAGAAACGAGCGAGCTCCTGTAATGTCTGTACCTCATACTTTGCTGCAAAATTGAAAACCAAAGCAGAACAAAGAAGAGCGGAACATGTTAAGAGGAAGGAAGAGGGGCAGATATTTAACCAAagtacagtggagcctcggttTTCGCCATTAATTCAtaccaaaaggtcagatgaaggCCAATTTTCACATAAGAAATAGTTTAAacccaattcatccattccagacacccacaaatattaacaaaaatacattttatacagaacaatgatagttttacataaagaaaacaaagtgaaatatttataaatgaggaacttattgttgatgcggacttcccgtacatcctttGGCCCCATgacaggttatttagcagttgcactgAATAAAACATGCACGGACAGTAAGTCAGCAACGCataggatgctttgtttgggcacttgatttgaTGAAATCAAAATTTGATcatataaacaaataagtaagtttgatgactaTTTtctgtttcatcttgaagatatTTGTTGATATTGGTGTTGTAATCCCTGCACGGCACAGCAGTGAAaccctgtcactgtgagtggggatacCCACAAGAAtcaggctttatcgttggtcgCATGTCTCGTGATTTATCGTGATTTTTAAACTtcccccttcaatttggtaaaagtgatgctcaaattcaaccccttcaaacagaaggatgccaacattaaactggaataaaagatatgtgggATGATTATtgatttatcagtgctcatgtgaactTTCTCAAAATGCGACCAtgcaaaaatacacttttttgactcggaattactataaaatgaattaacgaatgaattatgttcaatatttcaagttaattaagataaagtgaaaatgtatcaaataggAGTCCATTCTAATGCCTGCTAGAAAGTTGAAACTGCGGAGAAAGTTCACCATTCGGATTTCATAACAAGAAAAGGAAAGATTTGGAATagttcccccccacccccaccccacagcTGTACGATTATAGAGACTTACGTAATGGGACAGCCTTGGGTTTGCCATTAATGTTGAGTTTGGGCAGCACTAGaggagcaaaggacactgaaaTGATCTTTTTGGTCTCCCAGCTGTTTGGTCCTGTGCGAGTGATCTTGGTCAGctgcagaaaataaaacaagggGAAGATTTACTTTCTTTAAGCCACTTAATTTATCATACgagtgtgtttttttagatgAGCCATATGGAATAACTTCAACGGGCTGTCTCAGTTCACTAACCTTTTCCTCAAGAGGCATCACCAGAATGCCCCCAACCTTGATCAGGTTCTTCATGTAGTCCTCATGGTCCTTCTGCACCCCTGCCCCACAGTACACTCTGTCATACTGACGGCTCTCCGGCGGGATCTCCAGACAGTTGCCCACCACAAAGGATGGCTCGCAGAACTCAAATCTGCTCAGAggcacagcaacaacaacacaaaaaacctcCATACACATGTGAACAAGTGGACAAGGGTCACGAACACACGGTCAGATACTCACTTGTCAAAACTGTCACTGGTTTTGATGAAGGAGTCGAGCTTCTGGTAGGCATATTCTATCACATCAGCATGTAACTCCACCCCATGATTCACTCCAAATGGTCCTGGAACAATTAACACACTACATTAAAgcccctgtccacacggaaacgtgcCTGGGATTGAAAACAATTCGCGTTCACACTGTGCTGGATTAGTAAATACATGGGAACGGGTCACTGGGTGAAGACGATATAATACGCAGACAGAACCATATGACACACCGAACTATAGAAGCAGAAAGAATGCATGTGCGTAAGTGTGTCGTCTTCCGCTTGTCTAGACTTACGACGAAattgagtcattttggagtataagtCAACAAAACATCAGGAGAGTATCGAATGGGGCGAGTCATGCCGGTCGAAGCTGCTGACTTGTTggcttctggtcacgtgacgtcatcgttttcagaaagtagcggTTTGCTTGTCTGCATGAAAACGACAAGCCAGCGTTATCAGaatttcccactctggaaaaatagcgtttcagggcacccacaACGCAGTTTCTGTGTGGacgaaaggctgaaacgatcaaatactttgctgttttgacctgaaaacgtttccgtgtggacagtcCCTTATATGCACTAACAATCAGTGGTGTGATGCATTTGTccagccacttgttgctaggcagcaTTAATAGGGCTCAATCATAACTTCCCCATAGGCCAGTGGAAAAAACATGTCATGAAGAAAGTTTATTTACACTAGGGATTTGACTAAACATTCTGAATTGAAAATATGATCAAACAAATATTATATTCATATCAACTTCAGATAGTAgggaaaaatacaagaaaaccaAACAGAAAGTCATTTAATTGTCGCTAACTCTCTGGCTAACCTCTGGCTAAcattcatcacttcctgttgtatggaacggacgctcacggaaaagtTTTAAACCTTTTGCGACTTTTGGTGAATACGgttcgtgatcacaacttgtgattacaactctgcaagtgagtgctgagacttctgcctcaattcggacctgcgagtggactaaactcaccaaaacagACAGTTAGTTGGAGCCGACAGCTGTTAAAggcaagctatcatgctagccgcggtttgaCTGCTGCACACGAAGCCAGATTTTAAAACATTGAGTTATCCTGTGGAGTTTTTTCCGGCCAACGAGGACTGGTGAGACACtggtgagatactggtgagagaCAAACTCGCTGTTATAACGAATATTAATCACCGAAAGCATCACACCACAAGCCAACAGCTAACTGACGGCGTTGCTAAGCAACAGTAACACcgtcaaaggctcgagggagaagaAGCGGATCAAGCGGTGGCTCTAACAGTTCaggtcgaagtactccagattcagtcaaATATATGGAAGATGTCGATCTAGAACTGACTCCTGAGACAACCGGAGGCGCTAGCCGTGTACctcaaccgccgccgagacctGACAACGACGACACAGTTAATCAGATGAGACAACTGAGTGGAAATAAACATATAGAGACAGCGAGAGCCTTACACAAGATTAATGACCAcgcaaaaaagcaagaaagaagcTTAACGGAAAAGTGTGAGGCTACCATTGCAAAAGTCCTGGGGGGTTTTGGAAAGCAGCTGCAGCTACTTGTAGAAAATTCCAACTCCACGCAAAGAGAAATTCAAGGTCTGAGAGAGGAAGTTCACGGTCTGAGA
Above is a genomic segment from Dunckerocampus dactyliophorus isolate RoL2022-P2 chromosome 1, RoL_Ddac_1.1, whole genome shotgun sequence containing:
- the LOC129181867 gene encoding protein-L-isoaspartate O-methyltransferase domain-containing protein 2, with the protein product MGGAVSAGEDNDDLIDNLKEAYYIRSDLVERAFRAIDRADYYLDEYRENAYKDLAWRHGNIHLSAPCIYSEVMEALDLHPRLSFLNLGSGTGYLSTMVGLILGPFGVNHGVELHADVIEYAYQKLDSFIKTSDSFDKFEFCEPSFVVGNCLEIPPESRQYDRVYCGAGVQKDHEDYMKNLIKVGGILVMPLEEKLTKITRTGPNSWETKKIISVSFAPLVLPKLNINGKPKAVPLPKYEVQTLQELARFCIRHTLQVTTDRESQSQTRGSSFSVGRGLAVAGLHKYGPRFKRRRVHRRRCNAPVLATHQVVGSSMSPASLDSNNNQGGRMEDEEEARREMRGSRRLGRGSRAVMVEEEMVEEEAEEEQEEEKETGELLRVQPAINVLRERILGLPLPEPLKRFLLYYRNK